In Sphaeramia orbicularis chromosome 12, fSphaOr1.1, whole genome shotgun sequence, the following proteins share a genomic window:
- the LOC115430842 gene encoding pumilio homolog 3-like, with amino-acid sequence MEAKPKKPFTPKDGKKLTHKGKDSIGTKLGGKPGGKKPFKAYNSTEKKNRDGNNRERKFTKTDKGTKKRKLPHGKVKEGGGPASKKMKKGSSEQTKEEMKKERLRKKKELKRTRQQAERKDMFDIICKAKKVWGELRRKNCKEEVKKKLMKEMHDLIRGKIRQMAFAHDSVRVLQCFIQFGSNEQRQEVLEELKDDVIALCKSQYGRHVVKKLLMYGNKEVLAALMQAFKGHVRPMLRHAAASSIIEYAYNDKAVLAQRLMLTEELYGNTFTFCKSSVCNTIEKVLEANPDKRNSILDEMKQILTPMAQKEQVIKHSLVHKVFLDFFQFAPEKMRAELIESIREAVVYMAHTHDGARVAMNCLWHGTAKDRKVIIKTMKTYMVKFATGEFSHLVLLAAFDCVDDTKLVKQAVLSEVLSSLDEVISNKYGKKVLLYLLSPRDPAHLVPEIIKVLEKGDGNAHSKKDTSVRRKELLEVVSPPLLDYLRDNAAGMVTDKATSVTVSDILASACGDLRPAMTAVAQLANQELLPGGTNGQLHMAEHPAGHLVLKWLIEQDLGLAEAGKEERFGRILVDTVGKQNLQTWIRVNRGAMVLCSLLNSCDKSVSEEVKAALEPVVPDLRRCCSSKGSEILLENLSK; translated from the exons ATGGAAGCCAAACCCAAAAAACCCTTCACACCCAAAGATGGGAAGAAGCTGACACACAAAGGAAAAG attcTATCGGGACCAAACTGGGAGGGAAACCCGGCGGGAAAAAGCCTTTCAAAGCCTACaacagcacagagaagaagaaccGCGACGGAAACAACAGGGAACGCAAGTTCACCAAAACAGACAAAGGAACGAAGAAGAGAAAACTACCACACGGCAAAGTTAAAGAGGGAGGAG gtCCAGCGTCTAAAAAGATGAAGAAAGGATCGTCAGAACAGAcgaaggaggagatgaagaaggaGCGTCTGCGGAAGAAGAAGGAGCTGAAGAGGACCAGGCAGCAGGCGGAGAGGAAGGACATGTTCGACATCATCTGTAAGGCCAAGAAGGTGTGGGGAGAACTGAGGAG GAAAAACTGTAAAGAAGAAGTGAAGAAGAAACTGATGAAGGAGATGCATGATCTGATCAGAGGGAAGATCAGACAg ATGGCGTTTGCTCATGACTCCGTCCGCGTCCTCCAGTGTTTCATCCAGTTCGGCAGCAACGAGCAGCGACAGGAGGTGTTGGAAGAgctcaaag ACGACGTCATCGCTCTGTGTAAATCTCAGTACGGTCGACACGTGGTGAAGAAGCTGCTGATGTACGG GAACAAGGAGGTGCTGGCGGCGCTGATGCAGGCCTTTAAAGGCCACGTTCGGCCCATGCTCCGCCACGCCGCCGCCTCCTCCATCATCGAATACGCCTACAACGACAAGGCGGTGCTCGCCCAGAGGCTGATGCTGACGGAGGAGCTGTAcggaaacaccttcaccttctGTAAG TCTTCAGTGTGTAACACCATCGAGAAGGTGTTGGAGGCCAATCCAGACAAAAGGAACAGCATCCTGGACGAGATGAAGCAGATCCTCACCCCCATGGCTCAGAa ggAGCAGGTCATCAAACATTCACTGGTCCATAAAGTCTTCCTGGACTTTTTCCAGTTTGCACCCGAAAAAATGAGAGCG GAGTTGATCGAGTCCATCAGGGAGGCCGTCGTCTACATGGCGCACACGCACGACGGCGCCCGCGTGGCCATGAACTGTCTGTGGCACGGAACGGCAAAG GACAGAAAAGTCATCATCAAAACCATGAAGACGTACATGGTGAAGTTCGCCACA GGGGAGTTCAGTCACCTGGTTCTGCTGGCCGCCTTCGACTGCGTGGACGACACCAAACTGGTCAAACAGGCTGTGCTGTCG GAGGTGCTGTCGTCTCTGGATGAGGTCATCAGTAATAAATATGGGAAGAAGGTCCTGCTGTACCTGCTGAGTCCACGAGACCCCGCCCACCTGGTCCCAGAGATCATCAAGGTCCTGGAGAAAGGAGACGGGAACGCCCACAG TAAAAAGGACACATCCGTCCGGAGGAAGGAGTTGCTGGAGGTGGTGTCTCCTCCGCTGCTGGACTATCTCCGTGACAACGCCGCCGGCATGGTAACAGACAAGGCCACCAGCGTCACCGTCAGCGACATCCTGGCGTCGGCCTGCGGCGACCTTCGACCCGCCATGACTGCCGTAGCTCAGCTGGCCAATCAGGAGCTGTTACCAGGAGGAACCAACGGGCAG CTGCACATGGCAGAACATCCAGCAGGACACCTGGTCCTGAAGTGGCTCATAGAACAGGACCTGGGTCTGGCAGAGGCCGGCAAGGAAG AGCGCTTCGGGCGGATCCTGGTGGACACGGTGGGGAAGCAGAACCTGCAGACGTGGATCCGGGTCAACAGAGGCGCCATGGTTCTGTGCAG CCTCCTGAACAGCTGCGATAAGTCGGTGTCGGAGGAGGTGAAGGCGGCGCTGGAGCCCGTCGTCCCGGATCTGCGCCGATGCTGCAGCAGCAAAGGATCCGAAATCCTATTGGAGAACCTGAGCAAGTGA